The following coding sequences lie in one Burkholderia cepacia genomic window:
- the mdcA gene encoding malonate decarboxylase subunit alpha has product MTGWNHARQARDARLAAGARFAQGKRVDARDTVALLEAVLRPGDRVCLEGDNQKQADLLATALADVDSAKIHDLHMVQSGVVLPEHLDVFERGIAKRLDFAYSGPQSQRIAKLLFGGKIALGAVHTYLELFARYFIDLTPQVALIAAVSADRDGNLYTGPNTEDTPTVVEATAFKDGVVIAQVDRIVDKVPRVDIPGDRVHFVVEAGRPFYVEPLFTRDPAAITETQILTAMLAIKGIYEPYGIKRLNHGIGFNTAAIELLLPTYGEKLGLKGKVCSHWALNPHPTLIPAIESGWVEQIHCFGSEVGMDDYIRARSDIWFTGPDGSLRSNRAFCQTAGLYACDMFIGSTLQIDLSGHSSTVTAERIAGFGGAPNMGSDARGRRHPSEPWLKAGAEADPDTPAALRRGRKLVVQIGETFGDKNVPMFVEKLDALKLADKLQLDLAPIMVYGDDVTHIVTEEGIANLLMCRDKDEREHAIRGVAGYTEIGRGRDRKMVERLRERGVIRRPEDLGIDPLDADRRWLAARSIKDLVHWSGGLYAPPARFRNW; this is encoded by the coding sequence ATGACGGGATGGAATCACGCGCGGCAGGCGCGCGATGCACGGCTCGCGGCCGGTGCGCGTTTCGCGCAAGGCAAGCGGGTCGATGCGCGCGACACCGTCGCGTTGCTCGAAGCGGTGCTGCGGCCCGGCGACCGCGTCTGCCTCGAAGGCGACAACCAGAAGCAGGCCGACCTGCTCGCGACGGCGCTCGCCGACGTCGACAGCGCGAAGATCCACGACCTGCACATGGTGCAGTCGGGCGTCGTGCTGCCCGAGCATCTCGACGTGTTCGAGCGCGGCATCGCGAAGCGTCTCGACTTTGCGTATTCGGGCCCGCAGTCGCAGCGCATCGCGAAGCTGCTGTTCGGCGGCAAGATCGCGCTCGGCGCGGTGCACACCTATCTCGAGCTGTTCGCGCGCTACTTCATCGACCTCACGCCTCAGGTCGCGCTGATCGCCGCGGTCAGCGCCGATCGCGACGGCAACCTGTACACGGGCCCGAACACCGAAGACACGCCGACCGTCGTCGAGGCGACCGCGTTCAAGGACGGCGTCGTGATCGCGCAGGTCGACCGCATCGTCGACAAGGTGCCGCGCGTCGACATTCCCGGCGATCGCGTGCATTTCGTCGTCGAGGCCGGCCGGCCGTTCTACGTCGAGCCGCTGTTCACGCGCGATCCGGCCGCGATCACCGAAACGCAGATCCTCACCGCGATGCTCGCGATCAAGGGCATCTACGAGCCGTACGGCATCAAGCGCCTGAATCACGGGATCGGCTTCAACACGGCCGCGATCGAGCTGCTGTTGCCGACCTACGGCGAGAAGCTCGGGCTGAAGGGCAAGGTCTGCTCGCACTGGGCGCTCAATCCGCACCCGACGCTGATTCCCGCGATCGAGTCGGGCTGGGTCGAGCAAATCCATTGCTTCGGCTCGGAAGTCGGGATGGACGACTACATCCGTGCGCGTTCCGACATATGGTTCACGGGCCCCGACGGGTCGCTGCGCTCGAATCGCGCGTTCTGCCAGACGGCCGGCCTCTATGCGTGCGACATGTTCATCGGCTCGACGCTGCAGATCGACCTGTCCGGCCATTCGTCGACGGTCACGGCCGAGCGGATCGCCGGCTTCGGCGGCGCACCGAACATGGGCAGCGACGCACGCGGCCGGCGGCATCCGAGCGAGCCGTGGCTGAAGGCCGGCGCGGAAGCCGACCCCGATACACCGGCGGCGCTCAGGCGCGGCCGCAAGCTCGTCGTGCAGATCGGCGAGACGTTCGGCGACAAGAACGTGCCGATGTTCGTCGAGAAGCTCGACGCGCTGAAGCTCGCCGACAAGCTGCAGCTCGACCTTGCGCCGATCATGGTCTATGGCGACGACGTCACGCACATCGTCACCGAGGAAGGCATCGCGAACCTGCTGATGTGCCGCGACAAGGACGAACGCGAGCATGCGATCCGCGGCGTCGCCGGCTATACGGAGATCGGCCGCGGCCGCGACCGGAAGATGGTCGAGCGGCTGCGCGAGCGTGGCGTGATCCGCCGCCCGGAGGATCTCGGCATCGATCCGCTCGACGCCGACCGCCGCTGGCTCGCCGCGCGTTCGATCAAGGATCTCGTGCACTGGTCGGGTGGCCTCTATGCGCCGCCGGCCCGGTTCCGCAACTGGTGA
- the mdcC gene encoding malonate decarboxylase acyl carrier protein, producing the protein MEQLNYRFTARERAKGEQAAALVGVVASGNLEVLVERVLPGNECEIDIRTAAVGFGAVWQAVVTDFVERRTPGGLKLSINDGGARPDMVSLRLAQAVRAIEGGA; encoded by the coding sequence ATGGAACAGTTGAACTATCGCTTCACCGCGCGCGAACGCGCGAAGGGCGAGCAGGCCGCGGCGCTCGTCGGCGTGGTCGCGTCCGGCAATCTGGAGGTGCTCGTCGAGCGCGTGCTGCCGGGCAACGAGTGCGAGATCGACATCCGCACCGCGGCGGTCGGTTTCGGTGCGGTATGGCAGGCCGTCGTCACGGATTTCGTCGAACGGCGCACGCCGGGCGGCCTGAAGCTGTCGATCAACGACGGCGGCGCACGGCCCGACATGGTGTCGTTGCGGCTTGCCCAGGCCGTGCGTGCGATCGAGGGGGGCGCATGA
- a CDS encoding biotin-independent malonate decarboxylase subunit beta, with protein sequence MMSDVIHDAPAFVANGASWYEASARQRIDGLLDAGSFGEFLGPADRVTSPHLPLFDLPQQFDDGMVVGHGRLDGRPVFVAAQEGRFMGGAFGEVHGAKLTGLLRAARETGKPVLILFDTGGVRLQEANAGELAIAEIMRALVEARAAGVPVIGLIGGRAGCYGGGGLLAACCSALAGSEQGRISVSGPEVIETNRGVEEFDSKDRALIWRTMGGKHRRLIGGADRYVADTPDAFRAAALELIGRAPAFDAAMLRAEQARLEARVARFGECKDARDVWRTLGADQPEAVPGMPDDEFAKLADQLQEPQHDAR encoded by the coding sequence ATGATGAGCGACGTGATCCACGACGCACCGGCATTCGTCGCGAACGGCGCGAGCTGGTACGAAGCATCGGCGCGGCAGCGCATCGACGGGCTGCTCGACGCGGGCAGCTTTGGCGAATTCCTCGGGCCGGCCGACCGCGTGACGAGCCCGCACCTGCCGCTGTTCGACCTGCCGCAGCAGTTCGACGACGGGATGGTGGTCGGCCACGGCCGGCTCGACGGCCGGCCGGTGTTCGTCGCCGCGCAGGAGGGCCGCTTCATGGGCGGCGCGTTCGGCGAGGTGCACGGCGCGAAGCTCACCGGGCTGCTGCGCGCCGCGCGTGAAACCGGCAAGCCGGTGCTGATCCTGTTCGATACGGGCGGCGTGCGGCTGCAGGAAGCGAACGCGGGCGAACTCGCGATTGCCGAGATCATGCGTGCGCTGGTCGAAGCGCGCGCGGCCGGTGTGCCGGTGATCGGGCTGATCGGCGGGCGCGCGGGCTGCTATGGCGGCGGCGGGTTGCTCGCCGCGTGCTGTTCGGCGCTTGCCGGGTCGGAGCAGGGGCGTATCAGCGTGTCGGGCCCCGAAGTGATCGAGACCAATCGCGGCGTCGAGGAATTCGATTCGAAGGATCGCGCGCTGATCTGGCGCACGATGGGCGGCAAGCACCGGCGGCTGATCGGCGGCGCGGATCGTTATGTGGCCGATACGCCCGATGCATTCCGTGCGGCGGCGCTCGAGCTGATCGGCCGCGCGCCGGCGTTCGATGCGGCGATGCTGCGCGCGGAGCAGGCGCGCCTTGAAGCGCGTGTCGCACGATTCGGCGAATGCAAGGATGCGCGTGACGTGTGGCGCACGCTCGGGGCCGACCAGCCGGAAGCGGTTCCGGGCATGCCCGACGACGAATTCGCCAAGCTCGCCGACCAGTTACAGGAGCCGCAGCATGACGCTCGATGA